The segment ACGCGGTTGGCGACGACGAGCACGCCCGCCTGCGGCGCGTTGTTCTTGAGCCAGGCGAGGATGCGGATCGTGTCGCGGGTCGCGGCGAGGGTCAGGTCGACCACCAGCACCACCGACTGCACCTCGTGGAACAAATGGGGATGCTGGACCATCATCGTGCGCGGCACGTCGACGATCGTGCATTCGAACGCGCCCTTCATCTCCTCCTGGAGCTGGAAATAGGCGCCGCCGTCGGTGATGATCGGATGGTTGATCGGGGCCTCGGCCGACAGCACCGACAGCTTCTCGTTCGCCTTCACCAGCGCGCGTTCGAGGAACAGGCCGTCGATGCGCGCGGGATTGTCGATCGCGTCGGTCAGGCCGCGTCCGGGCTCGAGGTCGAGCGACAGCGCGCCGGTTCCGAAATGGACGTCGAGATCGAGCAGCGCGGTCGTATGGCCGCCGCTCTCGCCCATCAGCCAGGCGATCGAGCTGGCCACCGTCGAGGCGCCGACCCCGCCGCGCGCGCCGACCACGGCGGTCATGATGTGGATGCTGTCCTCGGCCTGGACGCCGTGGCGCGGGCCCATCAGCATCATCTGCGCCTGGGCCAGCGCGTCGCGGATCTGGTCGGCGGTGAACGGCTTGAGCAGATAGTCCTGGATGCCGCTGTTGAGCAGCTCGCGATAGAGGCGGACATCGTTGGCGGTGCCGGCCGAGATCACGATCGTCCCCGGCTCGCACACCTCGGCGAGCGCGTTGACGTCGCCGAGCGGGTCGGTCGATTCGCTGAGGTCGACGAACAGGATCGTCGGGCTGGCCGAGACCGACAGCGACTGGATCGCCGCGCGCAGCCCGCCCTTGTTGACCGATTCGGGCGCCCAGCCCAG is part of the Rhizorhabdus wittichii RW1 genome and harbors:
- a CDS encoding response regulator receiver protein, translated to MNAPFNAKQQQTRNPFAAFVTDDVSSELLKPLVFELGWAPESVNKGGLRAAIQSLSVSASPTILFVDLSESTDPLGDVNALAEVCEPGTIVISAGTANDVRLYRELLNSGIQDYLLKPFTADQIRDALAQAQMMLMGPRHGVQAEDSIHIMTAVVGARGGVGASTVASSIAWLMGESGGHTTALLDLDVHFGTGALSLDLEPGRGLTDAIDNPARIDGLFLERALVKANEKLSVLSAEAPINHPIITDGGAYFQLQEEMKGAFECTIVDVPRTMMVQHPHLFHEVQSVVLVVDLTLAATRDTIRILAWLKNNAPQAGVLVVANRVHPSLTEISRKDFENSIEREIDFVLPYDHKQAVNAAKLGKPIAEAGKSSKLGQGLAQIADKLLSLASDDPDRDARKSKGSLIDELAAIFAPKPKTAKK